In a single window of the Falco rusticolus isolate bFalRus1 chromosome 13, bFalRus1.pri, whole genome shotgun sequence genome:
- the NMNAT3 gene encoding nicotinamide/nicotinic acid mononucleotide adenylyltransferase 3 isoform X2: MSPVNDSYGKKGLVSARHRIAMAKLALETSDWIRVDPWESEQETWTETVKVLRHHYNESLRLLQSKKELMKNKQPIERSTEDSLSYQHSGLPELKLLCGADFLQTFKTPNLWKEEHIKEIVEKFGLVCISRAGSDPAQHINESDLLTKFQHNIFLVKEWIQNEISATQIRYALCRGLSVKYLIPDSVISYIAQHNIYTEESERKNEGDLLQPLKLCNSTVNPLND, translated from the exons ATGTCTCCTGTTAATGACAGCTACGGAAAGAAAGGCTTGGTTTCGGCAAGGCACCGGATAGCAATGGCTAAACTAGCACTGGAGACGTCTGATTGGATTCGAGTTGATCCATGGGAGAGTGAGCAGGAGACATGGACAGAGACAGTAAAAGTATTAAg gcACCATTACAATGAATCACTCAGATTGCTCCAGTCCAAGAAggaattaatgaaaaacaaacagcccaTAGAAAGATCTACGGAGGATTCCCTTTCTTACCAGCACTCAG GTCTACCAGAATTAAAGCTACTCTGTGGGGCTGATTTTCTACAGACATTTAAGACCCCTAATCTCTGGAAGGAAGAACACATCAAAGAAATTGTGGAAAAGTTTGGTTTAGTCTGTATTAGCCGTGCTGGCTCTGATCCTGCTCAGCATATTAATGAATCAGACCTTCTAACTAAATTTCAGCACAATATCTTTCTGGTGAAAGAGTGGATTCAGAATGAAATCAGCGCAACACAAATACGCTATGCCTTGTGCAGAGGGTTAAGTGTAAAATATCTTATACCAGATTCTGTTATATCCTACATTGCACAGCATAATATCTACACGGAAGAGAGTGAGCGGAAGAATGAAGGTGACTTGCTTCAGCCTCTTAAGTTGTGTAACTCAACAGTAAACCCACTAAATGACTGA
- the NMNAT3 gene encoding nicotinamide/nicotinic acid mononucleotide adenylyltransferase 3 isoform X1 — MKSRIPVILLACGSFNPITNMHMRLFELARDHLHRTGRYQVIEGIMSPVNDSYGKKGLVSARHRIAMAKLALETSDWIRVDPWESEQETWTETVKVLRHHYNESLRLLQSKKELMKNKQPIERSTEDSLSYQHSGLPELKLLCGADFLQTFKTPNLWKEEHIKEIVEKFGLVCISRAGSDPAQHINESDLLTKFQHNIFLVKEWIQNEISATQIRYALCRGLSVKYLIPDSVISYIAQHNIYTEESERKNEGDLLQPLKLCNSTVNPLND, encoded by the exons ATGAAGAGCAGGATACCTGTCATTCTTCTAGCTTGTGGCTCCTTTAACCCCATCACAAACATGCATATGCGTTTGTTTGAGCTGGCTAGAGATCACCTGCACCGAACAG gaaggtATCAGGTGATTGAAGGTATTATGTCTCCTGTTAATGACAGCTACGGAAAGAAAGGCTTGGTTTCGGCAAGGCACCGGATAGCAATGGCTAAACTAGCACTGGAGACGTCTGATTGGATTCGAGTTGATCCATGGGAGAGTGAGCAGGAGACATGGACAGAGACAGTAAAAGTATTAAg gcACCATTACAATGAATCACTCAGATTGCTCCAGTCCAAGAAggaattaatgaaaaacaaacagcccaTAGAAAGATCTACGGAGGATTCCCTTTCTTACCAGCACTCAG GTCTACCAGAATTAAAGCTACTCTGTGGGGCTGATTTTCTACAGACATTTAAGACCCCTAATCTCTGGAAGGAAGAACACATCAAAGAAATTGTGGAAAAGTTTGGTTTAGTCTGTATTAGCCGTGCTGGCTCTGATCCTGCTCAGCATATTAATGAATCAGACCTTCTAACTAAATTTCAGCACAATATCTTTCTGGTGAAAGAGTGGATTCAGAATGAAATCAGCGCAACACAAATACGCTATGCCTTGTGCAGAGGGTTAAGTGTAAAATATCTTATACCAGATTCTGTTATATCCTACATTGCACAGCATAATATCTACACGGAAGAGAGTGAGCGGAAGAATGAAGGTGACTTGCTTCAGCCTCTTAAGTTGTGTAACTCAACAGTAAACCCACTAAATGACTGA